The Erigeron canadensis isolate Cc75 chromosome 1, C_canadensis_v1, whole genome shotgun sequence genome segment ACCGCAGGATCACGTACGCACAGCTCGAACGGTCAATCCACTCGTTAGCAGCCGGGTTGTACCACAGTCTAGGGGTTCGTAAGGGTGATGTAGTCTTTCTTTTAACACCAAACTCCACCCTTTACCCAACTATATGCCTAGCCATACTCTTGGTTGGAGGCGTTGTTACAACGGCTAACCCAGTCAACACCGAATCCGAGATAGTCAAACAAGTACTTAACTCAGGTGCGAAACTAGCCATTTCTGATCCTGCAGAGATTCACAAACTTCAATCAACCAAGACTCCTGCTATAATCATTAACCGTCCCTCGAGTGGTAACCAACTTTCGGTGGAAGAATTAATCGAATGTAGTGAATCAATGGAGTTACCAGAAACCAGGACAAATCAGTCAGAAACAGCAGCGATATTATACTCGTCTGGAACGACAGGGACCAGCAAAGGTGTAATATTAACACACAAGAATCTTATTTCTATGATGAAAATACTTACATGGGCTGTTGATATAACATCAGCAGAAGACGACATTTTTCTGTGTTTCATACCCATGTTCCATATCTATGGTCTAGCCTTTTTTGGGCTCGGGTTGTTATGTGCTGGCACGACAACTGTTTTAATGAAACGTTTCGACTTACAAGGCATGCTAGAAGCGATAAAAACACATAAAGTCAATAATATACCAGCGGTTCCTCCTGTTATACTTGCGTTGGTGAAGTATAATGGAGGTGGGTGTGACTTGTCGTCTTTGAGAAGTGTGGGCTCAGGTTCTGCACCCTTGAGCCAGCACTTGGCAAATGGATTCAGGGCAAAATTTCCGTGGGTTGAACTTAAGCCAGGGTATGGGCTGACTGAGAGCTGTGGGTCAGTAGCATTTTTTGTTACTGCTGAAGAAGCTAAAGCTCGGTCAGCTGCTTCAGGAACTTTACTACCAAGTTATTCGGCTAAAGTGGTTGATTTTGAAACAGGGGTTGCTATGGGGCCTTATGGTGAAGGTGAGCTATGGTTGAAGGGACCCGCTGTGATGAAGGGTTATCTGGGAAACGAGGATGCAACGTCTGCAACTATTGTTATGGACGGGTGGTTAAGGACTGGCGATCTTTGCTACTTTGATGAAGATGGCTATCTTTTTGTAGTTGAAAGAATAAAAGAACTCATCAAATATAACGGTTATCAGGTATTACAACTCGCACAGCTTGTTCATCCACATTAATTAGCCAAAATAAGGCCGCGCCTCAAAGGTTGGGTAAGCAGTCAAAATGGGCAAGGGCAACTTACCCAAATTTTTCTTAACATGATATTCTGAATGTCTTTTTATCAACCGTTAGGTGCCAGACATGATTACAAGTTCTAATACTAATCTAATTTTTCGAACTAAATGATCTGGGAGATTTGTAAAATGGAACTACACTTTCGGTTGTCATTTGACATGTCTCGTATATTCACATTTTACCTATTTAACCCGTTAGAGATGAAACAgacccaaatcaacccatcCAAATGTAAACGAGccaaaattgccacctctactccACCTGTTCAACATGAGGATAGACCCAACTAGACCTCTAATTTCTAGTGTtggatatattatatataatgagaTGACATAACATGATCACTTGATGAATGCAGGTAGCTCCAGCAGAACTGGAAGCCATATTATTGAACCATCCTCATATACTTGATGCAGCAGTTATACCGTGAGTTAAATTTATTGTGTGTGAAACAAGCAGAGAtaaaattttgacccatttacttatgaatgtgAACAAGTTAAATGGAAGCAAAGGGTGGTCATGGATACCCCACAATGTCTATAAAACTCTAGTATTATTGACATGTATTCATTTAGTCCAAAGTTAATTGACCCCCAACAAAACATACACTTAGATTGTAAACTGTCAAACCCCTATACCTAAAACCCCGGCTTCGCCAACAACATTTTCAAtgaaatagtaataataatatatatttgtcatAATTATACTCGTAGACTTGAAGATGAAGAGGCAGGAGGCGAGGTACCAATGGCATACATAGTTAGGGAAACTAGTTCTGAACTCAGTGAAGACCAAGTCATTGAATTTGTTGCTGCCCAGGTTTGTATACTTACTTGAACTTCATTTTCTGCATTTTCTTTGAATGAATGGAAGATCACAGACATGATGAGTTGTTATTTTCAGGTGGCAccatacaagaagatcaaaagAGTGGCCTTCATAAATGAAATACCAAAGTCTGTTGCTGGCAAGATTCTTAGAAAAGATTTAGTGGCACAAACTAAAAAGAATATTCGACCCAAactgtaacaaatacattcaaaaaaaaatgcatattcGAAAGTTGACAATAATGGATTTGAGTGTTTGACTTTTGAAATCAAGAATTGTGTTACTTTGGGATGGAATGGGATGAAAAGTTCAAAATATGTAAAGTAATCTCGGATTGTATAAGATGTTGTACAGTATTTGGAAGTGATTATTTGTCCTATgttaatcttttttattattattattattatttgatttctCTACtttacttttgtactttttcatACAATTGAATGTAAAGATTGTTACTACTACGAAGTTTGTTGCTGTATTATTTATAtcgatactttttttttcatgacTTCTTAGTATTGATATtgtctttcatttttatttacaattagATTTTCTGGCAATTTGAAAATGTTAACTAAAATTGTAAACGTAGGGCCCGTTTGAttgtagaaaatgttttatggtttttcattttaaattttctagaaaagggtttttattttctaaaaaacaaataaaaattttaaaaacgcatTCTAATTAAAAAACTTCGAAAACATGTTAGGGATATAAGAGGAAGGGGAGGTGGgaaatggaaaatagaaaacaaggaaaagatgttttcaagtttttcattaaagagtgaaaaacaatgtttttctattttcttgGAAATTATTCTTAAAAACTATGATTAAAACACGATTCtacttttcatgttttcttggaaaacaaaaatgtccACAACGCACCCTAGGATTCTAATGTTGCTTTCCAAATGCACGTAAGCTTGAAAAACTAACTACATTTCCATCTTGGGTttcctataattttatttgttcGTAAGGCGAAAATGTAAGCATAGcaattttttgaaaaagtaaatTTACCTCCATTATGTAGGATAAAATATGTACTTTTATACCTTAACATTCgggtttttttttcattgtaaACGCGTCTTAAAATCTCACTACTGACACACGGGTTCTTCAGAGTAACAAGGGAACAGAAAAGGGGGACAAAACATGGCGAGAGGACCAATATAGAAAGCTGGTTGTTCAACAGACATTCAATAATGCTTCTCTTGCTAAAGGTTGACAGTCTGAGCTCACttaaaaattaatgatatacaTTGCTACAATTGAGCTGACCAAAAAGTTCAAGCTCTTCTGTGTTCGGACTATAATTTAGGTAATAAGCTTGTAAGTTTGGAAGGTCTCCTGAACTCCTCCACTTTAAGGAGCCATCCACCTCCAAGCTCCACCTGAACTTTGTCTCTTGGCAGAAGTATCATGCTCTGGTGCAGATTTTTGCGAGCGCAATGCTTGTACCTTTTGCTCTAAGGATTCCATTGAGGATAGCCTCGTTTGAAGATCCGAAATTTGTGCCTGAAGTCACCATAATGAATAGCACGTAAGGTATCAGCCACCATCCATATATAGGGGAGGCAAGATGGTTGGGTTGGACATAGGTCTCTTTTGGCACGTTAACACTAAGCATGGGTGGGTTGACCCAAAAACAATTCTTCGTTCATTTCTAAACAAACTTATAGCTTATCAATTTGTTAATCTTGATTACAAAACAGTGTTACTAAATTAACTTAATttgtagataaaaaaaattttaaaggttGATAAAATTTTGGTGAACTTTAACCGGTACAATGCATCTGACATGTTCCCTTATTAAACTTTACTTTATTATATGCcccattagagataaaacaAAACCTACAGCAACCCATTCGTAAGTAtatgggttgaaattgccacctctaaccATCCAAAATGAAGACCTAACTCAAATTTTGAGAAACTGAGAACAGTTAGATTTTTAACTTTCAAGAGACTATATAGATCTTCAATTAAGAGAAAAAGAATATGGGAGGGAAATAGGACCTCCAGACTAGAACATCTAGATTTCTCAGCAGCTAATTGACCTTGAACCGAATGCAGTTCCTGCAGTAAGTTGATTAAGGGAAAACAATATGAGTGTCTAATCAGCAATTTGAGCGCCCATAATAACAATCTATCAACTGAACACACCTTCAATAAGTCAGCATGAGTTTCGTGGTATTCATCAAGTTTTGTCTTCACAGTTGACTTTTCTGCTTTGACCCAGGCGATGGATGATTCCAATGCCTTTTTCTCTTCTTTGAGAGCACTAACTTCGACTGAGAGATCCACCTTAGGTTTTGAACTTTCGATGGCTGGAAAATCTAAGCTTTCAGATTTAGCTAGGGCATATGCAGCGGTCACGGAAGCTGCTGCTGCTGCAGCTGCTGATGATTTAAAGATCTTTGGATGTTTTAAATCCTTTGGTTTGGGCTTCATCACATAAACCTAATAgttcatataaacaaaatatgcCATATAAGTTAATAGCTTCAATTAAATAGTAAATTATGAGTACATTTAGATAGCGTTTCGTCATTTATATCACTAACTGAATCAGTTCACAAATATAACTTTATTCTAAGGTAGGAGTCAAAGGTATATTAGACTCAATAAGACTTCATTAAGTGTGAATAATTGGTTCGTTTTGCTCCACGAATTTGTAATATATGATTTCTTTTCAGCAGAATAAGGGATTTGGAAAAATGAATTATCCATGTTAATTTCCATAGATGTACACAAGCAGTCAAGAAGTTTTCAATCTCCTCTAGCCTTAAACATATCACGATTGAAAAAATATGTAACGATCAACATACCTCATTGTTGTAGTTTCCGTTGTAGCCACCAAAAGCAACCAAAAACTGTTCACCATCTACTAATGCTGATGATATGGTAAGCCCCTGTTTAAATTGagatataaataacaaaaacaaaaaagcagaaaacaaaaaattacaaaGATAAAGAGGCGGAAAGAATACAAATACTTCCATGGGCAAAGTGATTGTTAGAAAAGATCCATGTGAACAATAAAGAGAAGTGTTTGTTTGTATGAACAAAATACAAGGAATAGTAGTGACCTCACTGGCAAGTGGATCTTTTCGTTCTACATTCGTCAAGACTGACAACACAAGTGTAGACATATCCAGCACCAATGTCTCTAAAGCACCTGCAACAAAATGTGATATTATGGTTACTCATAGAAGCCATAATTCAACTCCCAGTATGTCCAAAATAGACCCGCTCTTTACCATCCAACTAGTTACTTTATTCAAGAGGTAGCAAAAATGGGTGTGTTGGGATCAGATAATCAGTAAACACAAGTAAATTTGGTCCTGGTTGAGTCCGCATGAAACACTTGATGATAAAATTAACCATAtgattaagttatatatatatatataaaactaaattgTCAAATTTGACTATATAAAATTTCCAATAATAAGCtaacttgttaataataaatttttaagttCTCGTACATTATGAATAAATGTGGGACAGCTTTTAGCCCATTAGACCTCTTCGACCCATTGACTTG includes the following:
- the LOC122590248 gene encoding probable CoA ligase CCL5; the encoded protein is KPNYQTKLSCQMKGGYDSETKIYHSLIKLEGKHKIPTKTHLNTATFVLSQFPKLDRAESKVALIDSATNRRITYAQLERSIHSLAAGLYHSLGVRKGDVVFLLTPNSTLYPTICLAILLVGGVVTTANPVNTESEIVKQVLNSGAKLAISDPAEIHKLQSTKTPAIIINRPSSGNQLSVEELIECSESMELPETRTNQSETAAILYSSGTTGTSKGVILTHKNLISMMKILTWAVDITSAEDDIFLCFIPMFHIYGLAFFGLGLLCAGTTTVLMKRFDLQGMLEAIKTHKVNNIPAVPPVILALVKYNGGGCDLSSLRSVGSGSAPLSQHLANGFRAKFPWVELKPGYGLTESCGSVAFFVTAEEAKARSAASGTLLPSYSAKVVDFETGVAMGPYGEGELWLKGPAVMKGYLGNEDATSATIVMDGWLRTGDLCYFDEDGYLFVVERIKELIKYNGYQVAPAELEAILLNHPHILDAAVIPLEDEEAGGEVPMAYIVRETSSELSEDQVIEFVAAQVAPYKKIKRVAFINEIPKSVAGKILRKDLVAQTKKNIRPKL